CGATCAACCGTAATCCAATCATATTGATCATATTTAGCTTCGATTTGGGGCATGACAGGCTTAATAAAAGCACAATCAGGGCACCAATCCGCCGTAAAGAATAACATATGCTTGCCAGTTTTGATGCGTTCCCGAATTTCTTCATCACTTAAAGTTGCTGTTGCCATCTGAATGCCTCCAAATATATATTTATTTCAATAAGTTAAGTTTACCACGTACAAAAAGTAAGTAAAGTCTTTTATCCTATTTGGTCCCTGCGATAATTGCCTGTACTAAGTCCGCTTTTAAATCAATCACATTTTCAATGCCTGTGGATAATCGCAATAAATTGGGCGTGATACCTTTAGCTTGCCGTTGCGCAGGGGTTAAGTCTTTATGTGTTTGCACGGCCGGCACCGTGATTAGACTCTCCACACCGCCCAAGCTTTCAGCAAATGAAATTACTTTCAAGGCCCGTAGAAAGGCATCAACTTCAACCGTTTCAGCTAGATAAAAACTAATCATCCCACCTCGACCCGGATATAGCACACGGTCAACCTGCGGATTAGCCGTCAGGGTTTTAACTAAGGCCTGCGCATTCGCTTCATGTTGACGTAACCGTAATGGCAACGTCTTCAAGCTACGCAATAATAACCAAGCATCAAACGGATCTAAAACCGCACCGGTCGTCACCAAATTAAAGGCTAATTGGTCCACATCAGCAGGTTGTTTCGCAATCACAATTCCCGCCAATATATCATTATGCCCTGCTAAATATTTGGTCGCTGAATGAACTACAATATCAGCACCCAAATCCAACGGCCGTTGAACCAAAGGGGTATAAAACGTGTTATCCACAATTAATTTTAAGCCATGTGCTTTAGTCGTCTGCGCCGTCGCTGCAATATCAATCACGTGCATCATGGGGTTAGACGGCGTTTCTAACCATACGGCGACAGTATGATCATCAATCAAAGTGGCCAATTCAGATTGACTTTTGCCATGCCATACTGAAAAGTTCAACTGGTAATGATCATGTAACAAATCAAAGAAACGATAGGACCCACCATACAAATCATCCGAAATAATGAGCCGATCGCCAGTTTTAAAAAGTGTAAAGACCAGCTGAATAGCTGCCATGCCAGAAGATAACGCCCAAGCTGCCGTCCCATGCTCTAACGTTGCCATCGTCTGTTCCAAAATACAACGTGTTGGTTGCGCTTCTCGCGGATAATCAAACCCCGTCGATTGACCTAACCCCGCATGGCGATAGGCAGTGGCCAAATAGATTGGCGCTGAAATTGCGCCGGTTTTCGCGTCATCCGTTCGATTTCCAGCCTGTGCTAACTGCGTTTCAACTTGTAACTGATGCCTTACTTTCTTCATCTCATTAAACTCCCTTTCACTTTGTAGCCAACAAAAAAAGCCCTAATCCAATGAAGGACTAGGGACGTTTACCGTGTTACCACCCAAGTTTATTAGCTGGTCACCCAAGCTAAACTTATCAAGTTATGGACATCATAACTCACTAAAATATCGGTCAGTTACCGCTAAGACAGCCAGTCGACCATCATTAGGCGTTCCGAGTTCATCTTCATTATCTCAACATTCACCGCTTTACAGTCTGGACGGCTTCCTGTAGAACGTCTCGATAATTACTCGCCTCATCACTACACAATTTTTAATTGTATTTTAATCATACTTTAATTGTGTTATTTTTGTCAAGTTGTTGTCTCATAAAGTTAGCCGACTAATCCCAGTTGTTGATTTAACCCAGCTAATTCTAGTTGTAACGCTTGTCTGATGCGTGGTGCCTGGGTTGGTTCGGTAAATTGCTGTAATTTCAAAGTTAAGTATTGCCGTTGCGCTAATAGGTAGGTTTGCCGCCCAGTTTGAGTCACCGTTGCCACTACCCGCGCCGAATCGTTGCCCCTAGGTGGCAACTTAATAACTTGATCCATCATCGCCCCATCCTCCTTAGTTTCAATCCCCTTAGTGTAGTCCCTTCGTCCAACGATAAGGCAAGCTTTTTCATAAAAAAAAGCTTGGATTTTGTCCCAAGCTCACCATTAATTTTAAACTGACAGTTACCGCATGATGCGTTCTAAATAGGCGGCCCGGATTAACCGATAAGCTGTCTTATTTTTTAACTGGGTCAACTGAAATTGGTCAGTCTCGACTTGGCTTAACATTGCAGCATTGTTCGCCAATTCCCACGCCACTGATCGCCCTGCCATCTGACACGCATCTAACGCCACAGTTTGCGTCAACAAATGTTGCAACAACACGGTTAGCGGTTCATTGGTTGCTAATAACTGTAAATCTGAAACGCGGGCCGCTAAGAGCCAGCAACGTGCTTGATCCGCTAGGCCACGTAACTGCTGCTTTAGGTCCGATACTGCTCGTGGCGAGTTTTTTAGATAAGCCACGGTTAGGCTAAGCAAGGCGGCGGCCGTATTAAGTAAGGCTTGATGATCTAAACAAGCTTGATAACCAACCAAATACCACTGTCGTTGTAACTTGGGCGCCACTGGTTGCTTCAGCGAGGCCAATACTGTGTTCATTTTTTCAATCAAACGGGCATATGGCGTTTGATCAATTTTGGTGACCAAGGTCTCCAGCGTATATTGAACTATAA
This region of Lactobacillus sp. CBA3605 genomic DNA includes:
- a CDS encoding PLP-dependent transferase gives rise to the protein MKKVRHQLQVETQLAQAGNRTDDAKTGAISAPIYLATAYRHAGLGQSTGFDYPREAQPTRCILEQTMATLEHGTAAWALSSGMAAIQLVFTLFKTGDRLIISDDLYGGSYRFFDLLHDHYQLNFSVWHGKSQSELATLIDDHTVAVWLETPSNPMMHVIDIAATAQTTKAHGLKLIVDNTFYTPLVQRPLDLGADIVVHSATKYLAGHNDILAGIVIAKQPADVDQLAFNLVTTGAVLDPFDAWLLLRSLKTLPLRLRQHEANAQALVKTLTANPQVDRVLYPGRGGMISFYLAETVEVDAFLRALKVISFAESLGGVESLITVPAVQTHKDLTPAQRQAKGITPNLLRLSTGIENVIDLKADLVQAIIAGTK
- a CDS encoding thioredoxin family protein, which gives rise to MATATLSDEEIRERIKTGKHMLFFTADWCPDCAFIKPVMPQIEAKYDQYDWITVDRDANIEIAQEMGVMGIPSFVGIEDGEETGRYVDKFRKTQKQVEDFLDTLEK